The window TGTCATTCTTTTCATATACATCCAGCACAGCCTGGCGTTTTTCAGCATAACACGAACCCAGGGCAGCCCCTGCGATGGCGCGATAGGGACTTGATCCATATCAGGTTTGCCAACGATGACCCTGAGCTGCGCATACCGAATACGTACCGCTTTGGCGCCGGATTTGTCTACCTCATTGGGGGTAGCGGAAGTCTTTCACAGATTCTCGAATATCGCACTAACGCTATGAAAATACAGGAAATGGCGGCGTAATTTAAAGTCACTTATGTGCGGGAAGTTAACCCGGCCCCGACTTTGAGCGCTACCCCCTCCGGAGCATTGTCGCCCCATCCATTTATAAAGATAGTTGAGCCGAAGATTATTATTCAGGCCCAACGCAGAGGTAAGGCATATGGCGGACATCACTGCTGGCTGGAATCCAGAGGACAGCGGGTTCTGGCAAAAAACAGGTAAGAAAGTAGCGAACCGGAATTTGTGGATCTCTATTCCGAGTTTGCTGTGCGGCTTCGCCGTGTGGTTGTACTGGGGCGTCATCACAGTACAGATGTTGAATCTGGGCTTTCCGTTTCAGGCGTCGGAATTGTTCACATTGATGGCGATTTCCGGTTTGACCGGCGCCACGCTGCGCATTCCCAGCAGCTTTTTTATCCGCCTGTGCGGCGGTCGTAACACGATCTTTTTTACGACGGCGCTGTTGATGATTCCAGCAGTTGGCGCAGGCATCGCCCTGCAAAGTAAAGACACGCCCCTGTGGGTGTTTCAGGTGCTGGCGTTACTGTCCGGTCTGGGCGGAGGCAACTTCGCTTCTTCGATGTCCAACATCAGCTTTTTCTTTCCCAAGAAACAGCAAGGGCTGGCGCTGGGCCTGAACGCAGGACTGGGTAACTTCGGCGTCACCACCATGCAGATACTGGTGCCGCTGTTCATGACGTTCGGCGCTTTCGGCGCGGCGGGCGGCGACCCAATGACTTTGGTCAATCCCTCCGGCACGCTGATCGGCAAGATTCCTGCCGGGTCTGAAACCTGGATTCAAAACGCAGGCTTTGTGTGGCTGCTGTTCCTGGTTCCACTGGCGTTCGCCGGCTGGTTCGGCATGAACAATATTCGCACCGATGAAGTGTCGCCGGATATTGGCGGGCCTGTCGGCTCCTTCTCCAAGATCACCTTCATGCTGCTGATCGGCTTCCTGACTTCCATCGCCGGACTTTGGCTGATGTTGCCCGAGTCCGCCAATGGCGCAGGGTGGGGCATCCCTAAAGAACTGGTATTGGTGGCCGTCATCGCCGCTACGGTGTTCTTGCTCAAGTTATTGCCAGGGCAGATCCGCACAAGTCTGAATCGTCAGTATCGTATCTTCGGCAACCGTCACACCTGGGTGATGAGCGTTATCTACACGATGACCTTCGGCAGCTTCATTGGCTATGCGGCGGCGTTTCCGCTGGCGATCAAAGTGATCTTTGGTTACAGCCATGTGATGGTGGACGGGGTGATGACTCATAACACCGTTAATCCCAACGGTCCCAGCGCACTCATGTACGCCTGGATGGGCCCCTTCATCGGCGCGCTGATTCGTCCGGTAGGTGGTTGGATTTCCGATAAATTCGGCGGCGCGCTGGTTACTCAGATCTGCTCTCTGGTGATGGTGGTGTGCGCCCTGGCGGTCGCCTATTACATGAG is drawn from Hahella sp. KA22 and contains these coding sequences:
- a CDS encoding MFS transporter, which gives rise to MADITAGWNPEDSGFWQKTGKKVANRNLWISIPSLLCGFAVWLYWGVITVQMLNLGFPFQASELFTLMAISGLTGATLRIPSSFFIRLCGGRNTIFFTTALLMIPAVGAGIALQSKDTPLWVFQVLALLSGLGGGNFASSMSNISFFFPKKQQGLALGLNAGLGNFGVTTMQILVPLFMTFGAFGAAGGDPMTLVNPSGTLIGKIPAGSETWIQNAGFVWLLFLVPLAFAGWFGMNNIRTDEVSPDIGGPVGSFSKITFMLLIGFLTSIAGLWLMLPESANGAGWGIPKELVLVAVIAATVFLLKLLPGQIRTSLNRQYRIFGNRHTWVMSVIYTMTFGSFIGYAAAFPLAIKVIFGYSHVMVDGVMTHNTVNPNGPSALMYAWMGPFIGALIRPVGGWISDKFGGALVTQICSLVMVVCALAVAYYMSAAYNSATPEEFFAPFFILFLALFAASGIGNGSTFRTIAMVFPKEQAGPVLGWTSAVAAYGAFYIPQVFGEQIKAATPEYALIGFAVFYAVCVLVNWFFYLRKGAEFYNP